Proteins co-encoded in one uncultured Draconibacterium sp. genomic window:
- a CDS encoding hemolysin family protein, which yields MAILIFFFLVSILFSFMCSVWEAVLLSITPSYVSRMQMEKPRLGKRLTSLKDDIDRPLSAILTLNTIAHTVGAIGIGVQAGELFGTAKINLYIFEATYESLIAGLMTLAILILSEIIPKTIGATYWKQLTPFTVRSLKGLMIVLAPFVWLSKWVTHLIKKDGEKSVLNRADVAAMDDAGLRSGAIDKEEKSIIQNLLRLENTEVKDIMTPRSVVFTLDENQTLGEIFTAYNPFQFSRIPVYGESPDQITGFILKDAILENIAADKHSRQAVEIRRKIFFVEDSLSVAGLLDKLILEKQHMTMVADEFGTVVGLVTMEDVIETLFGLEIIDESDKVADLQKLARERWKRAKKPK from the coding sequence ATGGCGATACTAATTTTCTTCTTTCTCGTATCAATACTTTTCTCATTTATGTGTTCGGTTTGGGAGGCTGTTTTGTTAAGCATAACACCATCGTATGTTAGCCGTATGCAAATGGAAAAACCGCGGTTGGGTAAACGCTTAACTTCTCTAAAAGACGACATCGACCGCCCTTTATCGGCCATTTTAACGCTAAACACCATTGCGCACACCGTTGGAGCTATTGGAATAGGTGTTCAAGCAGGAGAACTGTTCGGAACAGCAAAAATCAACCTCTACATTTTTGAGGCCACATACGAATCGCTCATCGCAGGATTAATGACCCTCGCGATTCTTATTCTTTCTGAAATTATCCCTAAAACCATTGGTGCTACCTACTGGAAACAGCTTACACCATTTACCGTACGGTCGTTAAAAGGTTTAATGATTGTACTGGCTCCTTTTGTTTGGCTGAGCAAATGGGTAACACATTTAATAAAAAAAGATGGAGAAAAAAGTGTATTAAACCGTGCCGATGTTGCGGCGATGGACGATGCAGGATTAAGAAGTGGTGCCATCGACAAGGAAGAAAAATCGATTATTCAGAACCTACTGCGCTTAGAAAATACGGAGGTGAAAGATATTATGACGCCCCGCAGTGTGGTGTTTACCCTGGATGAAAACCAAACGCTGGGAGAAATATTTACGGCATACAACCCTTTCCAGTTTTCGCGCATACCTGTTTACGGCGAAAGCCCCGATCAAATAACCGGCTTTATTTTAAAAGATGCTATTCTGGAAAATATTGCCGCCGACAAACACAGTCGGCAAGCAGTAGAAATTCGCAGAAAAATATTTTTTGTTGAAGACAGCCTTTCAGTTGCAGGATTGCTCGATAAACTCATTCTGGAAAAACAGCACATGACTATGGTTGCCGACGAATTTGGAACTGTGGTAGGCCTTGTTACCATGGAAGATGTTATTGAGACGTTGTTTGGTCTCGAAATCATTGACGAATCAGACAAAGTAGCCGACCTGCAAAAACTGGCTCGCGAGCGTTGGAAAAGGGCAAAAAAACCGAAGTAG
- the nqrE gene encoding NADH:ubiquinone reductase (Na(+)-transporting) subunit E: MENLINIFVKSIFIENMVFAYFFGMCSYLAVSKKVSTATGLGIAVVFVLGITVPVNYLLEKFVLNEGALSWLGESFANVDLSFLRFIMFIAIIASMVQLVEMIVEKFAPVLYNQLGIFLPLIAVNCAILGGSLFLQQKAFINVGEATVYGLGSGVGWLLAIVGIAAIREKIEYSSIPGPLRGLGITFIVTGLMGLAFMGFGGIKL, translated from the coding sequence ATGGAAAATCTGATTAATATATTTGTTAAGTCAATTTTTATTGAGAACATGGTATTTGCGTACTTCTTCGGAATGTGCTCTTATCTGGCTGTTTCGAAAAAAGTAAGTACTGCAACCGGTTTGGGAATTGCTGTAGTTTTTGTGTTAGGAATTACGGTACCGGTTAACTACCTGTTAGAGAAATTCGTATTAAATGAAGGTGCCTTAAGCTGGTTAGGCGAAAGCTTTGCCAATGTAGACCTAAGTTTCTTACGCTTTATCATGTTTATTGCCATCATTGCATCAATGGTTCAGTTGGTGGAGATGATTGTGGAGAAATTTGCACCTGTGCTGTACAACCAGTTGGGTATTTTCCTGCCGCTTATTGCTGTAAACTGTGCTATTCTTGGAGGATCGTTATTCCTTCAACAAAAAGCCTTTATTAACGTTGGAGAAGCTACCGTTTATGGTTTAGGTTCGGGCGTTGGCTGGTTGCTGGCAATCGTTGGTATTGCTGCTATCAGAGAAAAGATTGAATATTCAAGCATTCCGGGCCCTTTACGCGGACTAGGTATTACATTTATTGTAACCGGTTTAATGGGATTGGCATTTATGGGATTCGGCGGAATTAAATTGTAG
- a CDS encoding DUF5686 family protein — protein sequence MENKIRLTILFFLFVFIAHASDEATEISGNIYDKDTKEPIPFVNVWVEGTTRGTMTDIDGHFLLSATIGDDISFSSVGYNKQELKVTAKLEMPLKIYLTPDVQQISEIKVRPEESRAKVLFRKIMEHKKENREKVENYSDYKAFERTSVYMAIDSTSKVNRIIPNMNEVTMKLDDRDIRFSPIYMAELATLTSNQKDSVVYNKKDGIFPKLNQTIESLILLNVVIDLDFYKDQINILGRGIISPLSNSARLHYDLYLNDSTLIDSVWHYNFSFTPKNKYNALFTGRFTVEGKNFALTSIYAYVQEEANINFVNGYRSNVQYRKDENGTWFYDNQQISLNLSLTLNKDTVSRYGSQRIDQISNGNWMVNKITQYSTSEHLNEIRGYNWRSQPEFATSLMSDGTYERVDKLKENQVVKGIDAIGGMVLTSYVDLGKIELGPVFDIYSTNAIEGQRFSLPFRTGEKMWKRFTVGGFLGYGTRNKELKYGMNFGWQLTPDDKFILRGNYSDDYNLVSQDKYLKFIKKNPNTRGNGNFIAAITSREENPYLQQEKKASLNLEYNTDNVILEGGAYFSSNYSTPSIHYVNNGVDYKHYSAYGALFNARLAFGQYYDQYYFMRVYYIDQTPVINLSWDIGQAYVPGDNTPDFGMYSHFHASVVGKVNWGPTFMRYMVNGGYLFGDAPYDLLDMPVGSQSLGFAKYRFNLLHQASFAHNVYTNVHLDWVGGGIIFNKLPLIKRLKLREMVSLKAHYGDRTSSYKPIFDLPEAFTQDLTRPYAELGLGITNIFKVLRVEYIQQLGSTYKDRSFTDNSGIRFRAEMSF from the coding sequence ATGGAAAACAAGATCAGATTAACAATACTTTTTTTTCTATTTGTATTTATTGCTCATGCCTCGGATGAAGCCACCGAGATATCCGGGAATATATACGATAAGGATACCAAAGAGCCCATTCCGTTTGTAAATGTATGGGTAGAAGGAACTACACGTGGAACGATGACCGATATTGACGGACATTTTCTTTTGTCGGCCACAATTGGCGACGACATTAGCTTTTCATCGGTGGGGTACAACAAACAGGAGTTAAAAGTGACAGCTAAGCTGGAAATGCCGTTAAAAATTTATTTAACGCCGGATGTTCAGCAGATCAGCGAAATAAAAGTAAGACCCGAAGAGTCGCGCGCCAAAGTGCTGTTCCGTAAAATAATGGAGCATAAAAAGGAGAATCGTGAAAAGGTTGAAAACTATAGCGATTATAAGGCTTTTGAGCGTACTTCGGTTTATATGGCCATCGATAGCACATCGAAGGTAAACCGTATTATTCCGAATATGAACGAAGTAACCATGAAACTGGATGATCGTGATATTCGGTTTTCGCCAATATATATGGCCGAGTTGGCGACTTTAACAAGTAACCAAAAAGACAGTGTTGTTTATAATAAGAAGGATGGTATTTTCCCAAAACTTAATCAAACCATTGAAAGTTTGATTCTGTTAAATGTGGTTATCGACCTTGATTTTTACAAAGATCAGATTAATATTTTGGGGCGCGGTATTATCTCTCCGTTAAGTAACTCGGCACGTTTACACTACGATCTTTACTTAAACGACAGTACGCTTATTGATAGCGTTTGGCATTATAACTTTTCGTTTACGCCAAAAAATAAGTACAATGCACTATTTACCGGACGGTTTACCGTTGAGGGTAAAAACTTTGCACTTACCAGCATTTATGCTTATGTGCAGGAAGAAGCCAATATTAACTTTGTGAATGGCTACCGTTCCAATGTTCAATACCGCAAAGACGAGAATGGAACCTGGTTTTACGATAACCAGCAAATTAGTTTGAATTTGTCGTTAACGCTGAATAAGGATACGGTGTCGAGGTATGGTTCGCAACGAATTGATCAAATCTCGAACGGAAACTGGATGGTGAATAAAATAACGCAGTATTCTACTTCGGAGCACCTGAATGAAATACGTGGGTACAACTGGCGTTCGCAGCCTGAGTTTGCAACCAGTCTGATGTCGGACGGAACATACGAGCGTGTCGATAAATTAAAGGAAAATCAGGTAGTGAAAGGTATCGATGCCATTGGAGGAATGGTGCTTACAAGTTACGTTGATTTGGGAAAAATTGAGCTGGGGCCGGTATTTGATATTTACAGTACTAACGCCATCGAGGGGCAGCGCTTTTCTTTGCCTTTCCGTACCGGCGAAAAAATGTGGAAACGCTTTACTGTTGGAGGCTTCTTAGGTTATGGTACCCGAAATAAGGAATTGAAATACGGAATGAACTTTGGCTGGCAATTAACACCCGATGATAAGTTTATTTTGCGTGGTAACTATTCCGACGACTACAATCTGGTTTCGCAGGATAAATACCTGAAGTTTATTAAGAAGAATCCGAATACCCGTGGTAACGGTAATTTTATTGCTGCCATTACTTCGCGCGAGGAGAATCCATATTTGCAACAGGAGAAGAAAGCAAGTCTGAATTTAGAATATAATACCGATAATGTTATTCTTGAAGGAGGCGCTTATTTTTCTTCCAATTACAGTACCCCATCAATTCATTACGTTAATAACGGAGTAGATTACAAGCACTATTCGGCCTATGGGGCACTTTTTAACGCACGTTTGGCATTTGGCCAGTATTACGACCAGTATTACTTCATGCGTGTGTATTATATCGATCAAACACCGGTTATTAATTTGAGCTGGGACATTGGTCAGGCCTATGTGCCGGGAGATAATACTCCTGATTTTGGAATGTATTCGCATTTTCACGCCTCGGTAGTTGGAAAAGTAAACTGGGGCCCCACATTTATGCGCTACATGGTTAACGGAGGGTATTTGTTTGGCGATGCTCCTTATGATTTGCTTGATATGCCAGTTGGTTCACAATCGCTCGGATTTGCAAAATACCGCTTTAACTTGTTACACCAGGCATCGTTTGCGCATAACGTGTATACGAACGTTCATCTCGACTGGGTTGGCGGAGGAATTATTTTTAACAAATTACCACTAATTAAGCGATTAAAGTTACGCGAAATGGTATCGTTAAAAGCGCATTATGGCGACCGGACCAGCTCATATAAACCAATATTCGATCTTCCTGAAGCCTTTACGCAAGATTTAACACGACCTTATGCCGAATTGGGGCTGGGAATCACAAATATTTTTAAAGTATTGCGTGTCGAGTATATTCAGCAGTTGGGTAGTACTTATAAAGACAGAAGTTTTACCGACAATAGCGGAATACGTTTCAGGGCCGAAATGAGTTTCTAG
- a CDS encoding cold shock domain-containing protein, translating into MNKGTVKFFNDTKGFGFIKDAESTKEYFVHVSGCKDEIQENDEVTFDLEEGKKGLNAVNVKLV; encoded by the coding sequence ATGAATAAAGGAACAGTAAAATTCTTTAACGACACCAAAGGATTTGGTTTTATTAAAGATGCAGAATCAACAAAAGAGTATTTCGTTCATGTAAGTGGATGTAAAGATGAAATTCAGGAAAATGACGAAGTAACTTTTGACCTTGAAGAAGGAAAAAAAGGTCTGAACGCAGTAAATGTAAAACTAGTATAG
- a CDS encoding NADH:ubiquinone reductase (Na(+)-transporting) subunit D encodes MSEPLFSKKNLKLLSDPLNDSNPITVQVLGICSALAVTAQLKPAIVMTISVMAVLALANVIVSMLRNTIPNRIRIIVQLVIIAALVILVDQVLRAYVYDVSKQLSVFVGLIITNCILMGRLEAFALGNRPWQSFLDGIGNAAGYGFILIVVAFFRELLGSGSLLGYQIIPDSWYIANGGFYENNGLMVLSPMALIVVGIIIWVQRSRNTKLIED; translated from the coding sequence ATGAGCGAACCATTATTTTCAAAGAAAAATTTAAAATTACTGTCGGATCCGTTAAACGACAGTAACCCGATTACCGTTCAGGTATTAGGAATTTGCTCGGCACTTGCGGTTACTGCTCAGCTTAAACCGGCAATTGTAATGACGATATCTGTTATGGCTGTTCTTGCCCTGGCAAACGTTATTGTTTCGATGTTACGAAATACAATTCCAAACCGGATCCGAATTATTGTACAACTTGTAATTATTGCAGCACTGGTTATTTTGGTTGACCAGGTACTTCGTGCTTATGTGTACGACGTAAGTAAACAGCTTTCAGTATTTGTAGGATTGATTATTACCAACTGTATTCTGATGGGCCGCCTTGAGGCATTTGCTTTGGGTAACCGCCCATGGCAATCGTTCCTTGATGGAATTGGAAATGCAGCCGGTTACGGTTTTATTCTTATCGTAGTTGCTTTCTTCCGCGAGTTATTAGGATCAGGCTCTTTATTGGGCTATCAAATAATTCCCGACAGCTGGTACATTGCTAACGGTGGATTTTACGAAAACAACGGATTGATGGTACTTTCTCCAATGGCACTTATTGTTGTTGGTATAATTATCTGGGTTCAACGTAGCCGTAACACTAAACTAATCGAAGATTAA
- a CDS encoding helix-turn-helix domain-containing protein, translating into MPEVTIWNLILLIEIGFGFILLLFLLKVSTKLNWYLPLAIYVLLVMIDCYAEFLLQTGYIVNTPHFLFVNEPLNILVGPMIYLYARSQEFQRFRLFKTDLLLLTPFLASLLVYLPIYTMSAADKINEYQQYGELQSDVENYVWEWIFLVSINVTFFAAALRRFRNYNEKIKTLYSNIKNTDLRITQILIRLCIAIYTLELFSVFLTYYELPFNTELYNVYDIVQLIVLVLIGYDAVSTYKFSATIKQEWKKIHLEEGQNINQPIKYASSTLTNKQSAKLKKQIERYMDEHEPYLQSQIRIKDLADLTGISSHQISQVLNESFNQNFYEFINTYRVKKAISLIEDPKNLSLTFSAIGFEAGFNSKTTFYEAFKKTTGTTPAQYKINNNIPAN; encoded by the coding sequence ATGCCCGAAGTTACAATATGGAACCTCATATTGCTTATCGAAATTGGTTTTGGCTTTATACTACTTCTTTTCTTATTAAAAGTTAGTACAAAACTTAATTGGTATTTACCACTGGCTATATACGTGCTTTTGGTGATGATCGACTGTTACGCCGAATTTTTATTACAAACTGGCTACATCGTTAACACACCACACTTTTTGTTTGTAAACGAGCCTTTAAACATTCTGGTAGGACCAATGATTTATTTGTATGCACGAAGTCAGGAATTTCAACGCTTCAGATTATTTAAAACAGACCTTCTGCTTCTTACCCCATTTCTAGCAAGCTTACTTGTTTACCTACCGATATACACGATGTCGGCTGCAGACAAAATCAACGAGTATCAACAATATGGAGAACTGCAATCGGATGTTGAAAATTATGTTTGGGAATGGATTTTTCTGGTTAGCATAAACGTTACTTTTTTTGCAGCTGCATTACGGCGTTTCAGAAATTATAATGAAAAAATAAAAACCTTATATTCAAACATTAAAAATACAGATCTGCGTATAACTCAGATTTTAATACGGCTTTGTATAGCCATTTACACGTTAGAACTTTTTTCGGTTTTTCTCACTTACTACGAGCTACCTTTTAACACCGAATTGTATAACGTATACGATATCGTTCAGTTAATTGTACTGGTACTTATTGGGTACGATGCCGTAAGCACTTACAAATTTTCGGCAACCATAAAACAAGAATGGAAAAAAATTCATCTGGAAGAAGGCCAAAACATTAACCAACCTATTAAATATGCAAGTTCGACACTTACTAACAAACAATCGGCAAAACTGAAAAAACAGATTGAGAGATATATGGATGAACATGAACCTTATCTTCAATCGCAAATTAGAATTAAAGACCTGGCCGATTTAACAGGAATTAGCAGCCACCAAATTTCACAGGTTCTCAATGAATCGTTCAATCAAAATTTCTATGAATTTATAAATACTTATCGGGTAAAAAAGGCAATTTCACTCATTGAGGATCCCAAAAATTTATCACTTACCTTTTCGGCAATTGGCTTCGAAGCAGGATTTAATTCGAAAACAACCTTCTACGAAGCTTTCAAAAAGACAACAGGAACCACTCCAGCACAATATAAGATAAACAACAATATTCCAGCCAATTAG
- the nqrC gene encoding NADH:ubiquinone reductase (Na(+)-transporting) subunit C, with protein sequence MDRNSNTYTFLYAAIMVIVVAAVLASVSLALKPAQKKNVEIEKKQNILASVNIESTAETAEAIYADRVVDEYLVNAKGEKVDGNAFTTDLKKERAKSIDEMVFPVFVCKTDEGTKYVLPVYGSGLWGPIWGYISVSDDMNTIFGANFDHEGETPGLGAEISTTGFEEQFKGKELFDEAGKLVSITVAKAGQAAPEEHKVDAISGGTITSKGLEKMLLDDFTGYEAFLNKNKN encoded by the coding sequence ATGGACAGAAATAGTAATACTTACACATTTTTATATGCAGCCATTATGGTAATTGTTGTGGCTGCCGTTCTTGCTTCGGTCTCACTGGCATTAAAGCCTGCGCAGAAAAAGAACGTTGAGATAGAGAAAAAACAAAATATTCTTGCTTCGGTAAATATTGAAAGTACAGCAGAAACTGCAGAAGCGATTTACGCTGATAGAGTTGTTGATGAATACCTTGTTAATGCTAAAGGTGAAAAAGTTGACGGAAACGCTTTCACTACCGACCTGAAAAAGGAACGTGCCAAAAGTATAGACGAGATGGTATTTCCGGTATTTGTGTGTAAAACCGACGAAGGAACGAAATATGTACTTCCGGTATACGGATCCGGTCTTTGGGGACCTATCTGGGGATATATATCGGTTAGCGACGATATGAATACCATCTTCGGTGCTAACTTCGATCACGAAGGAGAAACACCGGGACTGGGAGCTGAAATTTCGACCACTGGTTTTGAAGAGCAGTTTAAAGGAAAAGAACTTTTTGATGAAGCAGGAAAACTGGTTTCGATTACGGTTGCAAAAGCCGGACAGGCTGCTCCTGAAGAACACAAAGTTGATGCCATTTCGGGTGGTACAATTACCAGTAAAGGCCTTGAAAAAATGTTATTAGACGATTTCACAGGCTATGAAGCATTCTTAAACAAGAACAAAAATTAA
- the nqrF gene encoding NADH:ubiquinone reductase (Na(+)-transporting) subunit F → MILLSAQTTVIITGVAVFLSVIILLVAILLFAKKKLTPSGTVKVSINQGDLEIETEPGNTLLSTLGNNKILLPSACGGGGTCAMCRCQVEDGGGSILPTETGYFTRKEQNDNWRLACQVKVKEDMEIKIPQEVLGVKKWECEVVSNHNVATFIKEFVVKLPEGENLDFKSGGYIQIDVPKVDVNFKDMDIEEEYREEWEKFGMFDLVMKNPEPTFRAYSMANHPAEGNIVMLNIRIATPPFDRVSNGFKKVNPGICSSYIFNLKPGDKVTVSGPYGEFFLKDNDSEMMFVGGGAGMAPMRSHLFHLFHTIKESKKKVTFWYGARSWKEVFYYDQFRDIEKNFPNFEFHLALDREDPEADKLGIEYKTGFVHQVIHDNYLSQHEEPEEIDFYMCGPPMMNDAVQKMLYDLGVPDENVLFDDFGS, encoded by the coding sequence ATGATATTATTGTCAGCACAAACAACTGTAATTATTACCGGTGTTGCTGTTTTCCTGAGCGTAATTATTCTGCTGGTGGCCATTCTTCTGTTCGCCAAAAAGAAACTTACTCCATCAGGAACTGTAAAGGTTAGCATTAACCAAGGCGACTTGGAAATTGAAACCGAACCGGGAAATACCCTGTTATCGACACTTGGAAACAACAAAATTCTACTTCCATCGGCATGTGGTGGTGGTGGAACATGTGCAATGTGTCGTTGCCAGGTTGAAGACGGTGGTGGTTCAATTCTACCAACCGAGACCGGTTACTTTACCCGTAAGGAGCAAAACGACAATTGGCGTTTGGCTTGTCAGGTGAAAGTAAAAGAAGACATGGAAATTAAAATTCCGCAAGAAGTACTTGGTGTTAAAAAGTGGGAATGCGAAGTGGTATCGAACCACAACGTGGCTACTTTCATCAAAGAATTTGTGGTTAAATTACCTGAAGGCGAAAATCTTGATTTCAAATCAGGTGGATATATTCAGATTGATGTACCTAAAGTTGACGTAAACTTTAAGGACATGGATATTGAAGAGGAATATCGCGAAGAGTGGGAAAAATTCGGTATGTTCGACCTGGTTATGAAAAACCCGGAGCCTACATTCCGTGCTTATTCAATGGCTAACCACCCTGCTGAGGGTAACATTGTAATGTTGAATATTCGTATTGCAACTCCACCATTCGACCGTGTAAGCAATGGCTTTAAGAAAGTAAACCCTGGTATCTGTTCATCATACATCTTTAACCTGAAACCGGGCGACAAAGTAACTGTATCGGGTCCTTACGGAGAATTCTTCCTGAAAGACAACGACAGCGAAATGATGTTTGTAGGTGGTGGTGCAGGTATGGCGCCTATGCGCTCGCACTTATTCCACTTGTTCCACACCATCAAAGAATCGAAAAAGAAAGTTACTTTCTGGTACGGAGCTCGTTCGTGGAAAGAAGTTTTCTACTACGATCAGTTCAGAGATATCGAGAAAAATTTCCCGAATTTTGAGTTCCATTTGGCACTCGACCGTGAAGATCCTGAAGCTGATAAATTGGGAATTGAATATAAAACAGGATTCGTTCACCAGGTAATTCATGATAACTACCTGAGTCAGCATGAAGAACCGGAAGAAATCGATTTCTACATGTGTGGACCACCAATGATGAACGACGCTGTTCAGAAAATGCTTTACGATTTAGGTGTTCCGGACGAAAACGTACTGTTCGACGACTTTGGATCGTAA
- a CDS encoding NADH:ubiquinone reductase (Na(+)-transporting) subunit B, producing the protein MKFIKNFFERTEPLVQKGGKYHWLQSVHDGFFTFLYTPKTTSKTGTHIHDYIDLKRTMSIVVLSVVPALLFGMYNVGVQHFKAIGELASTGFFEIFLFGLVRVLPIVIVSYGVGLGIEFVFAQLRGHEIQEGFLVSGMLIPLIMPVNTPLWMIAVATAFAVILGKEVFGGTGMNIWNPALVARAFLFFSYPAQMSGESVWIALKDTDKVIDGFSGATPMANAAAGHLNYSVADAFFGFIPGSIGETSTLAILIGAVLLIVTGIGSWKIMVSTIAGGAVMGLILNAFSGSVGLSPEVATYFSMPFWHHLVLGGFMFGAIFMATDPVSASQTEKGKWIYGFLIGILAIIFRVINPAFPEGMMLAILLMNTFAPLIDHYVVASHVKRRTKRAKVSA; encoded by the coding sequence ATGAAATTCATAAAAAACTTTTTTGAAAGGACAGAACCGCTGGTTCAGAAAGGAGGCAAGTACCATTGGCTCCAATCGGTGCACGACGGATTCTTCACATTTTTATACACGCCAAAAACCACGTCGAAAACGGGTACGCACATTCACGATTACATCGATTTGAAACGTACCATGTCGATTGTTGTTTTATCGGTGGTTCCGGCTTTATTGTTCGGAATGTACAACGTAGGAGTACAACACTTTAAAGCCATTGGCGAATTAGCCTCTACAGGATTTTTTGAAATCTTCCTGTTTGGTTTGGTAAGAGTACTTCCAATCGTTATTGTATCGTATGGAGTAGGTTTAGGTATCGAATTCGTTTTCGCTCAATTGCGCGGACACGAAATTCAGGAAGGCTTCCTGGTATCGGGGATGCTTATTCCGCTTATTATGCCGGTAAATACCCCGCTTTGGATGATTGCAGTAGCAACCGCTTTTGCCGTTATTCTTGGTAAAGAAGTATTTGGAGGTACCGGAATGAACATCTGGAACCCGGCACTTGTAGCTCGTGCGTTCCTATTTTTTTCTTATCCGGCGCAAATGTCGGGCGAATCGGTTTGGATCGCATTAAAAGATACCGATAAAGTAATTGACGGTTTCTCTGGCGCAACTCCGATGGCAAATGCAGCAGCAGGTCACTTAAATTACAGTGTTGCCGATGCATTCTTTGGTTTTATTCCGGGCTCGATCGGTGAAACATCAACACTGGCAATTCTTATCGGAGCTGTATTGTTAATCGTTACAGGAATCGGAAGCTGGAAAATCATGGTTTCAACCATTGCAGGCGGTGCAGTTATGGGACTTATCCTTAATGCATTCTCAGGCAGTGTAGGTCTATCTCCTGAAGTTGCAACCTATTTCTCAATGCCTTTCTGGCATCACTTAGTATTAGGTGGTTTTATGTTTGGTGCAATTTTTATGGCAACCGACCCGGTTTCGGCATCACAAACCGAAAAAGGAAAGTGGATCTACGGATTCCTGATCGGTATTCTGGCCATCATCTTCCGTGTTATCAACCCGGCCTTCCCTGAAGGTATGATGTTGGCAATTCTGCTGATGAACACATTTGCTCCGCTTATCGACCACTACGTTGTAGCCAGTCATGTTAAGAGAAGAACAAAACGAGCTAAAGTTTCTGCATAA